From Theileria annulata chromosome 1, complete sequence, *** SEQUENCING IN PROGRESS ***, one genomic window encodes:
- a CDS encoding Tpr-related protein family member, putative (Tap821d03.p1c.cand.19 - score = 103.70;~SMART 10 transmembrane domains at aa 20-39, 505-527, 534-556, 561-583, 596-618, 654-676, 689-711, 740-762, 783-805 and 815-837;~10 probable transmembrane helices predicted for TA16790 by TMHMM2.0 at aa 20-39, 505-527, 534-556, 561-583, 596-618, 654-676, 689-711, 740-762, 783-805 and 815-837), translating into MSHKCSAKQAGVGVADCELLIISYIFAGLAMMLNIRLSYSSAPYALIRFKLPENLFSVFVRRIASALELWCLPSMLLGNIIDLIQKLAVNTDGDLKASAGTGPTDHEKLRGLAKTLHDKAEELNNAVTGGSEDAAKVLRHKAGTEAQKSDTKYLRKLAKELHEKATRLENQAPEGTDNPSLKQKAGSTPDDGLRQLAAELYKATKELSNTGADDQGKAGELATAVGDSETSEGIRAKLKNLATGTGDAEDVTGAYGTVESAFGQVQQQEQQGKYTTGDKQEKYQAVKTAWEAFKTLYTTNLKQLANGLKVTVGNESDSDKLQKTLADLGNHQGAEAPTTEATKVKTAYSTSGGDGVKDKFTDLQAKGPSYQAIAAIKPLYEAVVSAMNAFDNVYRPEELLKDEVGDGANENKGLQQKLKELYTDGHDTEKLPGLAKAVRNAYSEGWGPTVKSRFESVMAQEKAYAQGNTIKTTEYKGLLEAWTNFNDKYYGVISYYKYYSIVVPSVITQWLNFLTYVILFVVYVAGGDSGHLTIFYLVIAISGFVFGINMTLVYSVDWNYIPIYIAGENCFPIITSFIHYITTIMFGNRRKWNSDFIVVCVDIVVAIIISFVAAVIWTAAYLSKPKYASSPETGASWYHHIFTHGFSGGYNPEVISPFLMIVVGMGLVYAIYPGIAPGMIVPFYLIDKIEMVLLIMTIFPPVIVATLRRSFAFGDPRSPMCQWKEKAGYPWNPSADLGNGSFWHAFDLLMIIKIVLAGIFIYSLHYRESNLARSIINQPKMSTFLSITFYMCHECLLALGFPGLVGANNGGDYVLIPQYIGALFMIFLAFYSEGYIIEYKSHDPAHWPTEGMWYLYGYYQLNLDFLL; encoded by the coding sequence ATGTCTCACAAATGTAGTGCTAAGCAGGCTGGTGTTGGTGTTGCTGACTGTGAGTTACTGAttatttcatatatttttGCTGGTCTTGCCATGATGCTTAATATTAGGCTCTCATATAGTTCTGCTCCATATGCACTTATTAGATTCAAGTTACCTGAAAACCTATTCAGCGTTTTTGTTAGAAGAATTGCAAGTGCTTTGGAACTCTGGTGTTTACCAAGCATGCTTTTGGGTAATATAATTGATCTTATTCAGAAATTAGCAGTTAACACTGATGGAGATCTTAAAGCATCAGCTGGTACAGGACCTACAGATCATGAAAAACTCAGAGGATTGGCCAAAACCCTACATGATAAAGCCGAAGAACTTAACAATGCAGTTACTGGTGGTAGTGAGGATGCAGCTAAAGTACTCCGGCATAAGGCTGGTACAGAAGCTCAAAAATCTGATACTAAATATCTTAGAAAACTCGCAAAGGAACTACATGAGAAAGCCACCCGACTAGAAAACCAAGCTCCTGAAGGCACTGATAACCCCTCGCTTAAACAAAAAGCGGGCTCAACTCCTGATGATGGACTCCGACAACTGGCAGCTGAATTATACAAGGCTACCAAAGAACTATCTAATACTGGTGCTGATGACCAAGGTAAAGCCGGTGAACTTGCAACTGCTGTTGGTGATAGTGAAACAAGTGAAGGAATTAGAGCTAAACTCAAAAATCTTGCTACTGGTACTGGTGATGCCGAAGATGTTACAGGTGCATACGGAACAGTAGAAAGTGCATTCGGTCAAGTTCAGCAACAAGAACAACAAGGTAAATATACAACTGGTGATAAACAGGAGAAGTATCAAGCAGTTAAAACGGCATGGGAAGCTTTCAAAACTCTGTATACTACTAATCTCAAACAACTTGCCAATGGTCTTAAGGTTACAGTCGGTAATGAATCTGATTCTGATAAACTCCAAAAAACCCTAGCAGATCTCGGTAATCATCAAGGTGCTGAGGCTCCGACCACTGAGGCAACTAAGGTTAAAACTGCATACAGCACCAGTGGCGGTGATGGTGTCAAAGATAAATTCACAGATCTTCAGGCTAAGGGCCCTTCCTATCAAGCTATTGCTGCTATTAAACCCCTATACGAAGCAGTTGTTAGCGCAATGAATGCTTTCGACAATGTTTATAGGCCTGAAGAACTTCTTAAAGATGAAGTTGGAGATGGTGCTAATGAAAACAAAGGTCTCCAACAGAAACTCAAAGAACTTTATACTGATGGTCATGATACTGAAAAACTACCTGGTTTGGCCAAAGCTGTCAGAAACGCATATTCAGAAGGTTGGGGACCCACTGTCAAATCTAGATTCGAGTCGGTTATGGCACAAGAAAAAGCCTACGCCCAGGGTAACACTATTAAAACTACTGAATACAAGGGACTTCTTGAGGCTTGGACCAACTTCAATGATAAGTACTATGGTGTCATATCTTACTACAAATACTATTCCATTGTCGTTCCGTCAGTAATTACACAGTGGTTAAACTTCCTTACATATGTAATTCTATTTGTTGTATATGTTGCGGGTGGTGATAGTGGCCATCTAACTATATTCTACTTAGTGATTGCAATTTCTGGGTTTGTTTTTGGTATTAACATGACTTTGGTCTATTCTGTAGACTGGAACTATATCCCAATCTATATTGCTGGTGAAAACTGTTTCCCAATCATCACATCATTCATACACTACATCACAACTATCATGTTTGGTAATAGGAGGAAGTGGAACAGTGACTTCATTGTAGTATGTGTAGACATAGTGGTCGCAATCATAATCTCATTTGTGGCAGCTGTGATCTGGACGGCAGCCTACTTATCTAAACCTAAATATGCTTCATCCCCTGAAACTGGTGCTTCTTGGTATCACcatatatttacacatgGATTCTCTGGAGGTTACAACCCAGAAGTAATATCACCATTTCTAATGATAGTTGTAGGCATGGGTCTAGTGTATGCTATTTATCCTGGAATAGCACCTGGTATGATTGTACCATTCTATCTCattgataagattgaaATGGTGCTCCTCATTATGACAATATTTCCACCAGTAATAGTAGCTACCCTGAGAAGATCATTTGCTTTTGGTGATCCTAGGTCACCAATGTGCCAATGGAAAGAAAAAGCGGGATACCCATGGAATCCTTCTGCAGACTTGGGAAATGGTTCTTTTTGGCATGCTTTTGATCTTCTTATGATAATCAAAATAGTTCTTGCTGGtatctttatttattcactTCATTATAGAGAATCTAATTTGGCTAGATCCATCATTAATCAACCTAAAATGTCcacatttttatcaattacattttatatgtgCCATGAATGTTTGCTAGCTTTAGGATTTCCAGGTCTTGTAGGAGCCAATAATGGAGGAGACTATGTATTGATACCTCAATACATAGGAGCGCTATTTATGATATTTTTGGCCTTTTATTCTGAGGGATacattatagaatataaaagtcATGATCCTGCTCATTGGCCCACCGAGGGTATGTGGTATTTATATGGATACTACCAATTGAACCTTGATTTTTTGTTATAa
- a CDS encoding uncharacterized protein (Tap821d03.p1c.cand.19 - score = 103.70;~SMART pfam:dor1 (PF04124) at aa 3-354, E()=3.30e-02; pfam:Vps53_n (PF04100) at aa 14-423, E()=4.50e-13): protein MESKSYDLNKLLENPVGFLNENFPDEYSFYAIDSLISQLDDEIRAHDASLIRLFEDKAVAGDRVHERFENLQLVTNKLEAKISEIKDQSKKGESSLKLLSSDIRALHNAKINICDTIVTLKRILMFSHMLDDLSKHAKERSYAEASAHVVVLKELRNSLNPLKKSPSVCKLLSSCDSLLHKLREQIVEDLEHKLRLKMLDAQLVEQQLQLDKLCLCADLLDETIRESISNKYSQHLKNLYENNFYHSFDLKTVDNLNHRFSWFRRTLNEYNEGVGLQIPMNWYIYEKSAIAFVQSLKSQLIVNFSYFENFIIEVLNESHQSLSANSLVSCLLRCREFEDELENKFRQNYSKAISENKDKVKAADSVEFPEVLSEVNEEEKVGKQPELGRMLSSCFENYLGPWIASEESQLDDLLSRIISDTDSSIMFVFVSARELFSSINARLQVTMTISSEQALYEMFLVFRKIIAKYQQHLSGRFALVKRTTDLELLAKITGNTIATADYCLEMIDKLSDEIRDNISHTYSGLITFTNEKEKISAVKSDSFKLLLDFMCTFLPYSTEANLDVSGPSDLLLKNENLIIKRLEVSTKYLPSVYLYHITNKISRNALAHFKDFIFSLNSVTEVLTQQLLLDTFELRRFLTDKLKELLVTLPQGMVYSVFSYMESILNEIDKIESMIKVLTTPNNCKESFEGFLTENGGPCTQQELDILLNIKRL from the exons ATGGAATCTAAATCGTATGATTTGAATAAGCTGTTGGAGAACCCAGTTGGTTTTTTGAATGAAAACTTTCCAGACGAGTACAGCTTCTACGCAATAGACTCGTTGATATCGCAGTTGGATGATGAGATCAGGGCTCATGATGCTTCCCTAATTAGGTTGTTCGAGGACAAAGCGGTCGCTGGTGACCGAGTCCATGAGAGATTTGAGAACCTACAACTTGTTACAAATAAACTTGAGGCTAAGATTAGTGAAATTAAAGACCAGTCAAAGAAGGGAGAAAGTTCACTTAAGCTGCTATCATCTGATATCAGAGCTCTTCATAAtgctaaaattaatatatgtgACACGATAGTCACTTTAAAGAGAATTCTTAT gTTCTCACATATGTTAGATGACTTGAGCAAACATGCCAAGGAAAGAAGTTATGCCGAGGCTTCTGCACATGTTGTGGTTCTAAAGGAACTAAGAAATTCACTCAATCCACTGAAGAAATCACCTTCagtttgtaaattattgtcATCGTGTGATTCTCTACTGCATAAGCTGAGGGAACAAATTGTAGAGGATCTTGAACATAAACTTCGACTTAAGATGTTAGATGCACAGTTGGTGGAACAACAGCTACAATTGGATAAATTGTGTCTGTGCGCTGATTTATTGGATGAAACTATAAGAGAATCaatatcaaataaatattcacAACACTTGAAGAATttatatgaaaataatttttatcattctTTTGACCTCAAGA CTGTGGACAATTTAAATCACCGTTTCTCATGGTTTAGAAGAACTTTGAATGAATATAAC GAGGGGGTTGGATTACAAATACCAATGAACTGGTATATTTATGAAAAGTCAGCAATCGCATTTGTACAATCACTCAAATCGCAGCTTATAgtaaattttagttattttgagaattttattatt GAAGTATTGAATGAATCGCACCAGAGTTTAAGTGCAAATAGTTTAGTGTCATGTTTACTTCGTTGCAGAGAATTTGAAGATGAACTCGAAAACAAATTTAGACAAAATTATTCCAAAGCAATTAGTGAGAATAAGGATAAGGTTAAAGCAGCTGACAGCGTTGAATTTCCAGAAGTTTTAAGTGAGGTGAATGAAGAGGAAAAGGTGGGAAAACAGCCAGAGCTGGGCAGGATGTTGAGTAGTtgttttgaaaattatctaGGTCCCTGGATTGCAAGTGAAGAATCACAACTTGATGATTTATTGTCTCGAATTATTAGCGATACAG attCTTCGATCATGTTTGTTTTTGTATCTGCACGTGAGTTGTTCTCATCGATAAATGCCCGACTACAAGTAACGATGACCATCAGTTCTGAGCAAGCACTCTATGAGATGTTTCTGGTGTTTAGGAAGATAATTGCAAAGTACCAGCAGCATTTGAGTGGGCGATTTGCGTTGGTAAAGAGGACTACAGACTTAGAACTTCTGGCCAAAATTACAGGAAACACCATCGCAACTGCAGATTACTGCCTAGAGATGATTGACAAGCTCTCTGATGAAATTAGGGATAATATTTCACACACTTATTCCGGCCTTATTACCTTCACAAATGAAAAAG aaaaaatatcCGCTGTCAAATCTGACTCGTTTAAGCTGTTGTTGGACTTTATGTGTACATTTTTGCCCTATTCTACGGAGGCAAATTTGGACGTTTCAGGCCCTTCTGATCTATTGCTTAAGAACGAAAACCTGATTATAAAGCGCTTGGAAGTGTCCACTAAGTACCTTCCCAGTGTTTACTTGTACCATATTACGAACAAAATTTCTAGAAACGCCCTAGCCCACTTTAAGGACTTCATTTTCTCACTCAATTCAGTTACTGAGGTTCTAACTCAGCAGCTCCTGCTGGACACTTTTGAACTCAGGCGTTTTCTCACAGACAAACTTAAAGAATTGCTCGTTACTCTACCTCAAGGCATGGTTTACTCTGTTTTTA GTTATATGGAGAGTATATTGAACGAAATAGATAAGATAGAATCAATGATAAAAGTTTTAACAACTCCAAATAACTGTAAGGAATCATTTGAAG GATTTTTAACCGAAAACGGAGGACCTTGTACTCAGCAAGAGCTAGATATATTACTCAATATTAAACgtttataa
- a CDS encoding alanyl-tRNA synthetase, putative (Tap821d03.p1c.C.cand.76 - score = 78.15;~SMART pfam:tRNA-synt_2c (PF01411) at aa 81-821, E()=1.90e-293;~Apicoplast targetting peptide predicted by the PlasmoAP tool;~1 probable transmembrane helix predicted for TA16780 by TMHMM2.0 at aa 2-24;~Signal peptide predicted for TA16780 by SignalP 2.0 HMM (Signal peptide probability 0.620, signal anchor probability 0.295) with cleavage site probability 0.492 between residues 22 and 23), which translates to MYISCIINILILVYMFGCFSLALRPNKSNFLSYKPFTQSLLYINNNILSSNLLSNKYFLRSFSNYNNLTKMSTNGQVKGDWVRKQFIDYFVSKNHVHWPSSSVLPNNDPTLLFVNAGMNQFKDIIMGKSDENSEFGKLKMVCNSQKCIRAGGKHNDLDDVGQDCYHQTYFEMLGNWSFGAYFKEEAISYAWDLLTNVYKLDPNRLYVTYFGGDKSCEVDNETREIWLKFMPASRILPFGSKDNFWEMADTGPCGPCTEIHYDHIGGRDASTLVNADDPNVVEIWNIVFMQYNRGENGVLERLPKGCVDTGMGLERLCSVLNNTNSNYNTDLLNDIIQYIRELLPGFESYKGGNTPLDVAYRVVSDHVRCLSVAISDKVYPSNEGRGYVLRRILRRAVRYCRDYFNTKEPFLYKLVPSVTKLLGNAYPNLLTEQANIESIVLDEEKLFLQTLDKGVEKFKKMVSKSGNKVINGPDAFLLYQSYGFPLDLTMLMARELGITVDVDGYYSELKLHQQKSESRVYTDLNSLESRCDKLLKSLSADRINTILKMCNNVYTDDKLKYDWDSSDPVAKVYKAKLVSTVTLDSVMSELQCDDDDLVCLVMDRTPFYAEGGGQIYDTGYINDLEVLRVYKMSGLVFHFCLSKKSGVLRCGDEFELKVDYERRVRVASNHTSTHILNFVLRDMLDESSYQRGSQLDEEKLKFDYCYNQQLPEDLIRRIEDRMMDFVRSEAPLRTREIEYKNALEIPGIRANFDEKYPEVVRVVNVQLGSEDFSGEHTSTEVCGGTHLTNTKTIQDVAVVGEEGISKGVRRLTLVTNEQCRKSKADLLHYEKRLEELEKNLKPINFTKDDTREASLNAAENMTRLTALRGEAEVHKMLPLLGKRNLMKKFEQLIDQQVSAGKAHQKRLANIAKMKAVEVVEKLQSQKYDEVEFTEKTSEHPAVLRASVDDLEGDLKSLNVFVQTISKTFPQIAVLASSVGINAVCCRVNSPNASYSALKAANLIATQLNLTNGTGIITNTLFIIL; encoded by the exons ATGTATATTTCTTGtataattaacattttaatattagtttaCATGTTTGGATGTTTTTCATTAGCATTGAGGCCAAACaaatctaattttttatcctACAAACCTTTTACGCAATCCCTTCTATACataaataacaatattTTGAGTAGCAATTTATTAtccaataaatattttttaagaAGTTTCtctaattataataatttgacTAAAATGTCGACCAACGGCCAAGTAAAAGGTGACTGGGTACGTAAACAGTTTATTGACTATTTTGTGTCAAAGAATCACGTTCACTGGCCAAGCTCATCAGTCTTACCGAATAATGATCCAACACTCCTGTTTGTAAACGCTGGAATGAACCAGTTTAAGGATATAATCATGGGCAAGAGTGATGAGAATTCAGAGTTTGGAAAACTTAAAATGGTGTGCAATTCACAGAAATGTATCAGAGCAGGAGGAAAACATAACGACTTGGACGATGTGGGCCAGGATTGCTATCACCAAACATACTTTGAGATGCTGGGGAACTGGAGTTTTGGTGCCTATTTTAAAGAGGAAGCAATTTCATACGCTTGGGACCTGTTAACTAATGTGTATAAACTGGACCCAAATAGGTTATACGTGACGTATTTCGGAGGTGATAAAAGTTGTGAGGTGGACAATGAGACTAGGGAAATTTGGCTTAAATTTATGCCAGCTAGTCGCATTTTACCATTTGGATCGAAAGATAATTTCTGGGAGATGGCAGATACTGGCCCTTGCGGACCATGCACAGAGATACATTATGACCATATAGGAGGGCGTGACGCTTCAACACTTGTTAATGCAGATGATCCAAACGTTGTAGAGATATGGAATATAGTGTTTATGCAGTATAATAGAGGTGAGAATGGTGTTCTGGAAAGGTTGCCCAAAGGATGTGTAGATACAGGAATGGGTTTGGAAAGGCTTTGTTCAGTCTTGAATAACACTAACTCAAATTATAATACCGATCTGCTGAATGATATTATACAGTATATAAGGGAATTGTTGCCTGGATTTGAGAGTTATAAGGGAGGAAATACACCTTTGGACGTGGCATACAGAGTAGTGAGTGACCATGTAAGATGCTTATCAGTGGCAATATCCGATAAAGTGTACCCAAGTAATGAGGGGAGAGGTTACGTGTTGCGTAGAATCTTGAGGAGAGCCGTTCGTTACTGCAGAGactattttaatacaaaggaaccatttttatataaattggtCCCAAGTGTGACTAAATTACTGGGTAATGCATACCCCAACTTATTGACTGAGCAAGCTAACATTGAGAGTATAGTGTTGGATGAGGAGAAGCTGTTTCTTCAAACTTTGGACAAGGGGGTTGAAAAGTTTAAGAAGATGGTATCAAAGAGTGGAAACAAAGTTATTAACGGCCCAGATGCATTTTTGTTGTATCAATCATATGGATTTCCTTTGGACTTAACAATGTTAATGGCTAGGGAGTTGGGCATAACAGTGGATGTTGACGGATATTATAGTGAGTTGAAACTGCACCAACAGAAGTCAGAATCAAGAGTATACACTGATTTGAACAGTTTAGAAAGCAGATGTGACAAGTTGTTGAAGTCGCTCTCAGCTGATAGaataaatacaatattGAAAATGTGTAACAACGTGTACACTGACGATAAGTTAAAGTATGACTGGGATAGCAGTGACCCAGTGGCTAAAGTATATAAAGCCAAGTTAGTTTCTACAGTCACACTTGACAGTGTAATGAGTGAACTACAGTGCGATGATGATGATTTAGTGTGCTTAGTAATGGACAGAACGCCGTTTTATGCAGAAGGTGGAGGTCAAATCTATGATACTGGATATATCAACGATTTGGAAGTATTAAGGGTTTATAAAATGTCTGGTCTCGTCTTTCACTTTTGTCTATCAAAAA AGAGTGGAGTGTTGAGATGTGGAGATGAATTTGAATTGAAGGTTGATTATGAGAGGAGGGTGAGGGTTGCCTCAAACCACACTTCAACTCACATCCTGAACTTTGTTCTTAGAGACATGTTAGACGAGAGTTCATATCAGAGGGGGTCTCAGCTAGACGAGGAGAAGCTCAAGTTCGATTACTGTTACAATCAGCAGTTGCCAGAGGATTTGATCAGAAGAATTGAGGATAGGATGATGGATTTCGTGCGTTCAGAAGCCCCTCTCAGGACTAGAGAAATTGAGTACAAAAATGCGCTTGAGATTCCAGGAATCAGAGCAAACTTTGACGAAAAATACCCTGAAGTAGTTCGAGTCGTTAATGTTCAATTGGGGTCAGAAGATTTTAGTGGAGAACACACATCAACAGAAGTATGCGGTGGGACACATTTGACCAATACGAAGACCATAcaa GATGTGGCGGTAGTTGGAGAAGAAGGAATATCAAAAGGAGTCAGAAGATTAACTTTAGTAACGAATGAGCAGTGCAGAAAGAGCAAAGCAGATTTGTTACATTATGAAAAGAGGTTGGAGGAGTTAGAGAAGAATTTGAAGCCAATCAACTTCACTAAAGATGATACTAGAGAAGCGTCATTAAACGCGGCAGAAAACATGACCAGACTAACAGCTCTGAGAGGAGAAGCAGAAGTACACAAAATGTTACCACTACTTGGGAAAAGGAATTTAATGAAGAAGTTTGAACAATTAATAGACCAACAg GTATCTGCTGGTAAGGCGCATCAAAAAAGACTGGCTAACATAGCTAAAATGAAGGCAGTGGAAGTGGTTGAGAAATTACAATCACAGAAGTATGATGAAGTGGAGTTCACAGAGAAGACTTCAGAGCACCCTGCAGTACTTAGAGCATCGGTGGACGACCTAGAAGGCGACTTGAAGTCGTTGAATGTCTTTGTTCAGACCATTTCAAAGACGTTTCCACAGATCGCAGTCCTCGCATCAAGTGTAGGAATCAACGCAGTCTGCTGCAGAGTTAACAGCCCAAACGCCTCCTACAGCGCTCTAAAAGCAGCAAACCTTATCGCAACACAACTGAATCTTACTAATGGCACAGGTATTATAACCaacacattatttataatattatag
- a CDS encoding uncharacterized protein (SMART WD40 (SM00320) at aa 222-263, E()=1.92e-01; 267-309, E()=4.44e+00) produces MQILNPSAYQNINKSEENIFYALKKNSRSLVPVPSDNSKKHRFCVGTFENSDTNQLEIVSFDEESSTISQETVVNNLLPVNQISDFYSTENETHLLVSFTNLSEKGSFLSLLTYKSDNSNSHNFTSIGDKLFKKFKQLSVDPHSTLNSTRFSIITTDSLHIYSNYKEELKYSCDREGGNQYSNNYFVGKFDPHNKDLFTVSIDNYFNTIDLRQTQEKSSDSNKVCSSTSVGYHSGIILDINYNPNVPNELVTVGEDTILLVWDLRNTLKPVKSFSTGHGHWVKKVLHNSFHDHLLLTSGSNGSYLHMINRGKLDNITTKSTSCKDICWSHDDAWIYCSLLNNNLRIDTVPRDIKHSLLS; encoded by the exons atgcAAATATTAAATCCTTCTGCTTATcagaatataaataagaGTGAGgagaatatattttatgcATTAAAAAAGAATTCAAGGTCATTGGTTCCAGTACCAAGTGATAACTCAAAAAAGCACAGATTCTGTGTAGGAACTTTTGAAAATTCAGACACAAACCAA TTGGAAATAGTCAGTTTTGACGAGGAATCCTCTACAATTTCACAGGAAACAGTCGTAAACAACTTATTGCCAGTAAACCAAATTTCTGACTTTTACTCAACTGAAAATGAAACACACCTGTTAGTGTCATTTACGAATTTATCAGAGAAGG GCTCGTTTTTATCACTATTAACATACAAATCGGATAACTCAAATAGCCACAATTTCACCAGTATCGgagataaattattcaaaaaattcaaaca ATTATCTGTTGACCCGCATTCTACGTTAAATTCGACAAGGTTTTCAATCATTACCACGGATTCTCTACACATTTACTCTAATTATAAG GAGGAACTAAAGTATTCGTGTGACAGAGAAGGTGGAAATCAATActctaataattatttcgTTGGCAAGTTTGACCCACATAACAAGGATCTATTTACTGTTTCAATTGATAACTACTTCAATACAATTGATTTAAGACAAACTCAAGAAAAGTCTTCAGATAGTAATAAAGTGTGCAGTAGTACAAGTGTAGGATACCACAGCGGAATAATACTTGACATAAATTATAACCCAAATGTACCCAATGAGTTGGTAACAGTGGGTGAGGACACGATTTTATTAGTTTGGGACTTGAGGAATACATTGAAGCCTGTCAAGTCGTTCAGTACTGGACATGGTCATTGGGTAAAGAAGGTGCTTCACAACTCTTTCCACGATCATTTGTTACTTACGTCTGGCTCAAACGGTTCATATTTACACATGATTAACCGAGGAAAGTTGGATAATATTACAACTAAATCAACGTCATGC AAGGATATATGCTGGAGTCATGATGACGCATGGATATATTGtagtttattaaataataatttaagaaTCGATACAGTGCCAAGGGATATCAAACACTCACTCCTGTCCTAG